Below is a genomic region from bacterium.
TTGTTTTTAAATAAATAATAGTTTTTTGCCAAGCTTCTGCTGTGGCGCTCTGTAATTGCTTAAAGCTTCAATATGGCTTCTTTGAATTCTTGAATGTCTTCGAATTGCCTGTAGACGCTGGCGAAGCGGATATAAGCAACTTTATCGACTTTGCGGATAACCTTCATGATAATCTCTCCGATCTGCTCGCTGGAAATTTCTCCGCCCGAAGCTTTCTTTTGAATCTCCTGTTCGATTTCGGAAATTACTTTGCGAAAAGTGTAATCCGTTAGGCTGCGCTTTTCGAAGGCTCGCCTGAGACCTCTCTGCAGCTTGTCGCGCACATAAGGCTGGCAAGAACCGTCGCGCTTTTTGACTGATAAATCGAGAATTTCGATCTGCTCGTAAGTGGAGAAACGGAAATTGCATTTCTCACACTCGCGGCGGCGGCGAATGGATCCCGCGTCTTCTACAGGTCGCGAATCTACCACCTTAGTGTCCTGATTTAAGCATTTTGGGCAATGCATTGAGTTTCTTTAGAAAATAAGAGGCACAAAATGTTGTGTACCTACATAAATTATACCCCTAGATGTTGTGTTAACCCAAATTCTGAGAATTTGGCACACTTGAGGTACTTTTTATTTTTGGTCGATCGTTTGCGGGTAGTTATCCACATTAAAAAGAAAATTCCCATTCGGGAATTTATCTAAACCTTACTTTAGTTAACAAATCTTGGGGCCGACCCCGGGAACCGTTTTTAGTTCACACAGGAAATTTTTTGACCCTTTCTAAACTGCCCAATTATCTCGAAAGTTCTAGCCAAAATCCTCTCCGTAGCCTCCTTAGTCGCGTGAGCGGTATGGGGAGTTAAAAGTACATTTGGCATTTTTACTAGCTTTTTCTGAAGAGCCCAAATTTGCCTAGAGTCGGCCATAGAACCAGAGTTAGATCCCGAAAGAGCATGAAGCACCGAAGGTTTGGCCTCGAGCTCTAATACGTCGCTTACAAAGCCCCCTAAACGCCCGGATTCCAAAGCCTTTACAACTGCCGACGTGTCCACTACTGCTCCCCGGGAAGTATTGACCAGCAGCAGGCCAGCCTTGGCCTTGGCCAAGAATTTGCCATTTACCATCTTAATAGTAGATTTTAAAGCTGGTACATGAAGGCTAATGATATCACTTGAGCTAACCAGCTTATCTAGGCTTACATAGCGCAACACGCCACGTTTGACTAAGTCCTGATTCTTTCTTTCGTCATAACCCAACACCTTCATCCCAAAACCGCTAGCTATAGCAGCAACATGAGCCCCAATGCTGCCTGTGCCAATAATGCCTATAGTTTTGCCATACAGCTCTCGGCCATTATAAGTTTCGAACCCAAATTTCAAATCTCTGCCCTTTTTGAAAGCGGCGGGGAAATTGCGGAAGTTATTCATAATCAGGCCAAACACATACTCGGCAACGGAGATAGCATTTTGACCGGCGCAATTCGCCACCATAACACCTGCGCTAGTAGCTGCTTTTAGATCAATATGATCAAACCCCGCCGTGCGGGTGATAATTAGCTTTAAGTTAGGCAGGCGCTTTATAGTATCGGCTGTTACCTTAGAATCCACATGAACCGACAGCACTTCGGTATGAGCGCTGGGAAAATTGTTACGGCTCAGACTACTGCTATGAATCTCTACCTCCAATTTTTTTACGTATTTAGAAATCAGCGCGCGTTCATCTTTGGAAACATCGTAAAACACAATCTTATGCATAGGAGTGAATTAATATTTTAGGCAAACTACTAAATCAGAGACGTTAGAACCGGTAATACCGGTGAGGATTGATGCGTTGATATCCGAAAGCACCGTGTACTCGTCATGGCGGTTCAAATGATCCTGCAAATCTATGCGAAGCCGCTTAGCCATTTCCAGATTATTCCTATCAACCAAGCCGCCGGCCACATCGCTGTTATCACGGCCGTCGGAAGCTAAAGATGCAAACACCGTATCCTCTTTCATGGCCAGAAGAGCAGCCAGCGCCATTTCTTGATTTCGGCCGCCGCTGCCGGTCACAGAAGGTTTGCCGGAGCTATGCTTTTGCAGAGTTACCACGCTTTCGCCGCCGGCGATAAGGCATTCCCCCCGCTTTACAGAATTGACTATCTGAGAAGCCAGCTCGCTCGCTTCGCCAGTAAATTCCGTGCTCCATATCTTCGGCCTCAGGCCCAAATCTGCAGCCTTGTCTGCCATCGCTTGCAACGCTACTTTATTGCTACAAAAAAGAATATTGTTAACCTTCTCAAAATATTTCTTATCCTTAGGAGTTTCTACCAAACCGCAAGAATCCATTTTACACCTATCGAGTATCTGATACTTGTTAAGGATATCCATTGCATCAGAGACTGTCGTTTGGTCATACACCGTAGGACCGCTAGCAACAAGGGATTTATCGTCTCCAGGAACATCGCTGAATATAAGACTGATGACCGTAGCAGGATAAGCTATCTCAGCTAGGCCCCCACCCTTTACCCGACTCATGTGCTTGCGTACGATGTTCGTCTCCTTAATGCTGGCTCCAGCTTCGGTGAGTGCTGTAAAAATCTTGCGTTCTTCGTCTAAAGTCACGCTTTCCGGGCTGCACAGCAAACTGCTCCCGCCGCCGCCTATTATAGCAATCACTAAATCCCGCTCCGTCACATTATTGAGCATAGTAATAATTTCTTCGGTAGCAGAAACATTGGCGCTACTAGGGAGCGGATGAGTGCCGATCCGGCTGACAATTTTGCTAAGATTAGCCTCTACTATATCGATTATTACTCCGCCGTTGATCCGGCTCAACATCTGCTGCTCTATTTGCTCCGCAACCGGACCTGCTAGTTTGCCCGCCCCGACAACGACAACTCTGTTGAAAGGCTTTAAGCTGATTGGCCGCCTGTTGATATACAGGGCATCTTCCTTGGGGTGGTATGCAAAATTAGCCTTCATCAAATTTACAGGATGGATTGCGTTCAATCCTGCTTCTAAAATGCGCAAAACCTGCTTGCGCTCGGTAGAAGTAGCCAATTGGGTAAAATTATCGAAGACCATACAATACCTTATTTTTTAGGAGTATTTTTGAATTTATCTGTCTGGCTCTTATGGTACAAAGATGAAGCTGCAACGAAAGCTATTACTAAAAGCACAGCGGCCCCCAACCAATACCATGTGGTAGTTGGTATGCTCTTTGACTCTTCGAATTGAGGAACACTCTGGATTTGCTCATCTAAAATAACTCGATTGCCGCGAGCGCTTTCCGGGCGGTCATCCGAAGCCGCCGGTTGCAATACCGACTGAGACTGGTCCGAAGACTGGTCTGTACTGCCTGGATCGCCAGGGGTGATAGTTTGTATTTGGGCGATTTTCATATATTTAAATTATTTAAGATTAAAATTATTTATTATTCCACGATAATATAAGTACCGGCAACTTTAGCCCAGCTCCCCCCAGGACCGCTGTTAAAGCTTTCGCTAATCAAGCCGCTATCGTAAGTAAGGCTCGCACCGCCATCCATAGTAATCTGCTTGCCAGTGACTGCCTTAAGCGAACTTCCCCCATTAATGCGCACATTACCGTTTTGCGCCACGATCGCTACAGCACCCGCACCTCCAGACAGATAGATGGCATCATTACTCCCGCAACCAGGAGCTACAGGGCACGCACTAGTTGTAATAAGAAAGGGGTAGC
It encodes:
- a CDS encoding DUF4147 domain-containing protein; the encoded protein is MVFDNFTQLATSTERKQVLRILEAGLNAIHPVNLMKANFAYHPKEDALYINRRPISLKPFNRVVVVGAGKLAGPVAEQIEQQMLSRINGGVIIDIVEANLSKIVSRIGTHPLPSSANVSATEEIITMLNNVTERDLVIAIIGGGGSSLLCSPESVTLDEERKIFTALTEAGASIKETNIVRKHMSRVKGGGLAEIAYPATVISLIFSDVPGDDKSLVASGPTVYDQTTVSDAMDILNKYQILDRCKMDSCGLVETPKDKKYFEKVNNILFCSNKVALQAMADKAADLGLRPKIWSTEFTGEASELASQIVNSVKRGECLIAGGESVVTLQKHSSGKPSVTGSGGRNQEMALAALLAMKEDTVFASLASDGRDNSDVAGGLVDRNNLEMAKRLRIDLQDHLNRHDEYTVLSDINASILTGITGSNVSDLVVCLKY
- the nrdR gene encoding transcriptional repressor NrdR, whose amino-acid sequence is MHCPKCLNQDTKVVDSRPVEDAGSIRRRRECEKCNFRFSTYEQIEILDLSVKKRDGSCQPYVRDKLQRGLRRAFEKRSLTDYTFRKVISEIEQEIQKKASGGEISSEQIGEIIMKVIRKVDKVAYIRFASVYRQFEDIQEFKEAILKL